The proteins below are encoded in one region of [Chlorobium] sp. 445:
- a CDS encoding phosphotransferase, which translates to MVMSSAAASEPECAAVDLHMHTTCSDGKLSPKELVEKAAAIGLKTISITDHDNLAAYQEAKPVADALGVELIPGVEVSTSHLGRDVHILGYFVQDNSELSEYLKACREQRILRTEKIVHNLRKLGVYIHIEKVFEKAANGSVGRPHIAAVLQETGYVQSYSEAFTKYIGTNSPAYEKSVETDPAEVIRLINEAGGLSFLAHPGRFVPDETIRFLIDVGLDGIEIIHPAHDAEQQEFYRAIANEYFLLMSGGSDYHGTKPQDEENFGQLVMQYKWLEKMRNRLVHI; encoded by the coding sequence ATGGTGATGTCCAGCGCTGCCGCAAGCGAGCCAGAATGCGCTGCGGTCGATCTGCATATGCATACGACATGCTCAGACGGAAAACTCTCGCCGAAGGAACTGGTTGAAAAAGCTGCAGCAATAGGCTTGAAAACCATCAGCATCACTGACCATGATAATTTAGCCGCCTATCAAGAAGCAAAGCCAGTAGCTGATGCACTCGGCGTTGAGCTCATTCCAGGCGTGGAAGTGAGTACATCGCATCTGGGCAGAGATGTGCACATTCTTGGGTATTTCGTGCAAGACAATTCAGAGCTGAGCGAATATCTCAAAGCCTGCCGTGAACAGCGAATTTTACGCACCGAAAAAATCGTGCATAACCTAAGAAAGTTAGGGGTGTATATCCACATCGAGAAAGTCTTTGAAAAAGCTGCAAACGGCTCGGTAGGGCGTCCGCACATTGCCGCAGTCTTACAAGAAACGGGCTATGTGCAAAGCTATAGTGAAGCCTTCACCAAATACATTGGCACCAATAGCCCAGCCTATGAAAAAAGCGTAGAGACTGACCCAGCGGAGGTTATTCGGCTCATCAATGAAGCAGGAGGCTTGTCGTTCCTTGCGCACCCAGGTAGATTTGTACCCGATGAGACTATTCGCTTCCTGATTGATGTAGGCTTAGATGGTATTGAAATCATTCATCCAGCTCACGATGCAGAGCAGCAAGAGTTTTATCGCGCAATCGCTAATGAGTATTTCCTCTTGATGTCAGGGGGCTCAGATTACCATGGCACAAAGCCACAAGACGAAGAAAACTTCGGACAACTTGTTATGCAATACAAGTGGCTAGAAAAAATGCGAAACCGCTTGGTGCATATTTAG
- a CDS encoding CPBP family intramembrane metalloprotease produces MNISPISTPPRQSRLQSLTLRESDLQLSLLLVGAIWLLGLIGHFTPLKEWGALFLYVIGAIALTLWYCKQHHAWEDVFLTRKNLKAALLWSSVIGSVLFLMDIGNTYFYYKNGGAPMKEMQTILVDMGFLYLFPILILGEEFLWRGMLFSALLRRGVNAHLVVIITTALYVLNHYAVAPVGFMERSLMAMMAVPIGIVNGYLVLKTRNVWAGVWLHFLTMVSMTLDIFVIPGLAGL; encoded by the coding sequence ATGAACATTTCACCTATTTCAACGCCGCCTCGTCAGTCACGCCTGCAAAGTCTGACACTGCGCGAGAGTGATTTGCAACTTTCGCTTTTACTTGTTGGCGCCATTTGGCTACTCGGACTTATCGGACACTTCACACCGCTCAAAGAATGGGGTGCACTGTTTCTTTATGTGATTGGTGCTATTGCACTGACGCTATGGTATTGCAAACAGCACCATGCTTGGGAAGATGTCTTTCTGACACGTAAGAACTTGAAAGCGGCGCTGCTCTGGTCGAGTGTTATCGGCAGTGTGCTCTTTCTGATGGATATTGGCAACACTTATTTTTACTACAAAAATGGCGGTGCGCCCATGAAAGAGATGCAGACCATTCTTGTCGATATGGGCTTTCTGTATCTCTTCCCGATTTTGATTTTGGGCGAAGAATTTCTCTGGCGCGGCATGCTCTTTTCAGCGCTCTTGCGCCGTGGGGTCAATGCGCACTTGGTGGTTATCATCACTACTGCACTTTATGTGCTCAATCACTATGCGGTTGCACCTGTCGGCTTTATGGAGCGCTCACTGATGGCAATGATGGCAGTTCCGATTGGCATCGTTAATGGCTACCTGGTGCTCAAAACGCGAAACGTGTGGGCAGGTGTATGGCTGCACTTCCTGACTATGGTCTCTATGACGCTTGATATTTTCGTTATACCGGGTCTTGCTGGGCTTTAG
- a CDS encoding DNA polymerase III subunit gamma/tau (catalyzes the DNA-template-directed extension of the 3'-end of a DNA strand; the tau chain serves as a scaffold to help in the dimerizaton of the alpha,epsilon and theta core complex; the gamma chain seems to interact with the delta and delta' subunits to transfer the beta subunit on the DNA): MSYTVIARKYRPQKFSDITAQEHITRTLQNAIRTGRVAHGYIFSGSRGVGKTTTARILAKALNCERILTDEAYRHEVAEPCGMCESCRDFDAGASLNIAEFDAASNNGVDDIRLLRENVRYGPQKGKYKVYIIDEFHMLTTAAFNAFLKTLEEPPPHAVFIFATTELHKVPATISSRCQKFIFKRIAAENIAQRLSEICKQEQIDIDQESLNLIARKADGAMRDAQSLLDQVIAFCTENGKGKIEYVAVSELLNVIDEERLFDVSDAIVAQDSRKMLEVSQFVYQNGYDMSDFLQRLIAHFRNFLIVKNVRSSKLIETTEHFKKRYEKDAEHFSVDALMRYLDAITEAEQSLKFAREAQLRLEVLLFKLLMLKENSDLEIRLARLEKAVQTLQEELKKKTLARA; encoded by the coding sequence ATGAGTTACACGGTTATCGCGCGTAAGTATCGACCACAAAAGTTTTCGGACATTACTGCCCAGGAGCATATTACACGCACATTGCAAAACGCTATTCGCACGGGACGAGTGGCACACGGCTATATTTTCTCGGGGTCGCGTGGCGTCGGGAAAACAACCACGGCAAGAATCTTAGCAAAAGCCTTAAACTGTGAACGAATTTTGACGGATGAAGCGTACCGGCATGAGGTGGCTGAGCCATGTGGCATGTGCGAAAGCTGCCGCGATTTTGATGCTGGCGCAAGTTTGAACATCGCCGAGTTCGATGCTGCCTCAAACAATGGGGTCGATGACATTCGCCTCCTGCGGGAAAATGTGCGCTATGGACCGCAGAAAGGTAAGTACAAAGTCTATATCATTGACGAATTTCATATGCTCACAACAGCGGCATTCAATGCGTTTCTCAAAACACTCGAAGAGCCGCCGCCCCATGCCGTCTTTATTTTTGCGACTACAGAACTGCACAAAGTCCCTGCAACGATTTCTTCACGCTGTCAAAAGTTCATCTTTAAACGCATTGCCGCTGAAAATATTGCGCAAAGGCTGTCTGAAATCTGCAAGCAAGAACAAATTGATATTGATCAAGAATCGTTGAATCTGATTGCACGCAAAGCCGACGGGGCAATGCGCGATGCACAAAGTCTCTTAGACCAAGTCATTGCATTTTGTACAGAAAATGGCAAAGGCAAAATCGAGTACGTTGCTGTCTCTGAGCTGCTGAACGTGATTGATGAAGAGCGTCTGTTTGATGTTAGCGATGCGATTGTGGCGCAAGACAGTCGCAAGATGCTCGAAGTCTCGCAGTTCGTCTATCAAAACGGATATGATATGAGTGACTTCCTGCAGCGGCTGATAGCGCACTTCCGAAATTTTCTGATTGTCAAAAACGTGCGCTCAAGCAAACTCATTGAAACGACCGAGCACTTCAAAAAACGCTATGAAAAAGATGCAGAGCACTTCAGTGTGGATGCACTGATGCGCTACCTTGATGCGATTACAGAAGCAGAGCAGAGCCTCAAGTTTGCACGTGAAGCACAGCTAAGGCTTGAAGTCCTACTCTTCAAACTCCTTATGCTCAAAGAAAACAGCGATCTTGAAATACGCCTTGCAAGACTTGAGAAAGCTGTGCAAACACTGCAAGAAGAGCTAAAAAAAAAGACTTTAGCGAGAGCTTAG
- a CDS encoding RNA polymerase subunit sigma-70 encodes MKSDSELIAIFKAGGAKAEQAFTELVRRYQEKVYWVCRRMLKSHDDADDVAQNVFIKVHQALRNFNGESEFYTWLYRIATNETINFLRTQSVRRADSIDEMLQEPQANETEPIETIERAEEKQLIAEAIEALPEKQKQVFMMRYYDERSYEEIADILGTSVGGLKANYFHAFKKIEAYIKARMKSRAN; translated from the coding sequence ATGAAATCAGATAGCGAACTCATAGCCATTTTCAAGGCAGGCGGCGCAAAAGCAGAACAGGCTTTTACGGAGCTCGTTCGACGCTATCAAGAAAAAGTCTATTGGGTATGCAGGCGAATGCTCAAATCGCATGATGATGCCGATGATGTAGCACAAAATGTCTTTATTAAAGTGCATCAAGCTCTACGAAATTTTAATGGGGAGTCAGAGTTTTACACTTGGCTCTATCGAATTGCGACAAATGAAACCATCAATTTTCTGCGGACTCAAAGCGTGCGACGCGCCGACTCAATAGACGAGATGCTACAAGAGCCGCAAGCTAACGAAACCGAGCCTATTGAGACCATCGAACGCGCCGAAGAAAAGCAACTGATTGCAGAAGCCATTGAAGCTCTGCCAGAAAAGCAAAAACAAGTCTTCATGATGCGCTATTACGATGAACGCTCCTATGAAGAAATAGCGGACATCTTAGGCACCAGCGTAGGCGGGTTGAAAGCCAATTATTTTCACGCTTTCAAGAAAATTGAAGCCTACATCAAAGCACGAATGAAATCTAGAGCGAACTAA
- a CDS encoding RNA-binding protein, translated as MATKLYVGNLNYSTSEEGLRNAFANYGEIVSVKIIQGKGFGFVEYKSEGDAEAAKEALNNTQLDGRSIKVSDARPQEKKSFGDRSGYGEKKYGSGSGGKGGFNKGGFNRSDNGGFQKRERY; from the coding sequence ATGGCAACGAAACTTTATGTCGGTAATTTGAACTACTCAACCAGTGAAGAAGGACTGCGCAACGCCTTCGCTAACTATGGGGAAATTGTCTCTGTTAAAATCATTCAAGGCAAAGGCTTTGGATTTGTTGAGTATAAGTCCGAAGGGGATGCTGAGGCAGCAAAAGAAGCGCTGAACAACACTCAACTCGATGGTCGCTCTATCAAAGTCAGTGATGCGCGTCCGCAAGAGAAAAAATCGTTTGGTGATAGAAGCGGATACGGCGAGAAAAAGTATGGCTCTGGCTCTGGTGGCAAAGGCGGATTCAACAAGGGTGGCTTTAACAGAAGCGATAACGGCGGCTTTCAAAAGCGCGAACGATACTAA